The genome window TCCGCAGTCTAAATATGCTCTAGATAAAAGAAAAACGATGGTGGAGAGCATCGAGGGggcagagagagtgacagccGCGTGTTTGAGATTAATCGCACTGACGTAAATGAAACTTGTGGATTATCAGACAGTCAATTGGACTGACAACTCGTGTAATATTGTTGCAAAACGAGTTTTTGGGGCCTCATTTATTCCATCCTTCTCAGCATCCTCGTTCATGATCGTTAATCTTTGCACAGCATAATCTCTGCGTTATTTATGTCGCGGTGAGGAAacagttcattaaaaaaaaatgttatcagGCGATCTAATCAACAAGCAGTTTCGGCACTTTCGGATTTTATTATCAGCCCCCGAGAGCATTGCAACCGattcgataatttattttctcacttCTTATTGTTCATTTTATTAGCAAATTCAAAAGTTTCTCAAAATAAGGAAGTATGCCCTTCTCACATATTCCAGCGGAAGTGACCTGTATTTCCAAATTTACCTTCGAGCTAAGGTCCTTGACAGAGAATTAAgtaataaacaataaacaatatttttgtgCAGAAAAGGTGAGATGATagtgagggattttttttattttgttccgTCCATATCTCTAAACAAAACTTTCTGGTATCCTGAAGGCTGATTGaaaccatttgaaaatttttatttttgtttggaaTTAAGAGTCAAATGCTCTTGAGCATAAAATGCCCATTGAGAATAGTTCTATGGAAAGGTAAAATGATCTTGAATGTTAAGTGGCCCTTGAATATGTTTAATGTTGAGGGTGAAATGATTTTAAGGATTAAGCAAATTTTAAATGTCAGATGAACCTGAATTCAAAACACTCTGGACGTCCTTCACGAAGCTTCCGACTAAAACCAGAAAACtcgttcttttttttaatgagaggcAAATTGTGTGGAAGGTAGCACAACCCTTATGGTTTTGGAGGTGCAGCTCACACTAATCATAAGGGTTTAATCACGTTTTTACGGAAAGTGATGACCCACACGAGGTATATAGCTCATTTAACACAGAAGTGATGAAGCTAATACTTTGAGTTGAGAGACAAATGATTATAATCGCCAGTCTCAGAACAGAATGTCTTTAAGTGTTTACTTGAACGTAACAACAGAAAATTAAGGAATTAAGGAATCGAATTCCCTTGGAAGTTGAGCAGACCGGAGGTTCAATTCGCAATGGGCCTAGGGATTGTTTGTTTTCGAAATTTGCCACAAATCCTAGGATATCTCAGAGAAACAGAACTAAGatattacaataaattttctttgacTACTGCGCCCTTTCACTGTTGAGCCCTtgctaaaaataatttgatgtaCGAAAAGTCTACAATTAATCCCATTAATTGCAGCCAAATAAGAGCCAGCGCGGCCAGCAAAGGGTGAAACAGCAGAATGACCCCTCACCAACTAGACAAGATCGAAAAGACCCCAGCAGGGATGCCGCAGGGTCATACACAGCCATTAGCGCTTTTCGTCAGTGGCGAAAAACCGAGCGCACGATCATCATGGGCAACAGGTCATCAAAAGCCTCTAAGCGACTTGCTCATTCTCATGCCCAAAAGATGGAAGATTTTCCACTTGTTCTGTCAGATACAACCATGCCTGAGGAGGATTTGTCGTTGAAATTTCTTGCCCTAGTAAGTTAAATCAGTAATTTTTGCTATTTATCAAATTTCTCTGCACTCATTCGATAAATACCAATAAGTAGAACTTTGGGGGATAAGAATTCCCAGGCTAAGCCATTGTTTGGAAAGCAATTCGTTTCAACAAATATCAAACTTTCAAGACatgtaaatgattttaaaaatactcGATAgactgaataataaatatctcaTTAATCTATTGCTGCTGAAGGATTATGTTTCTTGATTCTGTTAAGGGTTGGATAAATGCCAGGTTTAAACTACCCTTGAAATAAGGGTCAAGTAATCTTGAGAGTTTACTGATGATGATAGTTGAAGAAGTTggaagggaatttattttttagtgtTTAAATAtccctcaatatttttaattaaacgtATCCTTCAAGCATcctaattgaaaattcatttgtgtATGGTGCCCAAACAACACTCCAAGAGGTTCGCAACCTGAAGGTCAATTTTCAAGGACCTTTCCAATTTACTGTTTATAAATTTCCGTGAACTAATCGattcctgaaattttttttgaattagaaaatttaagtAAATTAGGTCGAAAAGGTAGTAAGGTTGAAACATATCCACGGATAAGAGTCAGACTATTTTCGAATGTCCAACGACCAATTTGAAGATTTAATGCTTTACAATAATAAACACTTTTAGAGGTTAATCACGGAGACAACATCCAAATATGGGGGTCATTGAACCAGTTCAAAAGGTTTAAGGGTCAAAGAAACTTTGCTCAATACCATTGGCATGAAACGAGAGTGGCTTGACCGAAATAAAAAAGTTTTGTGAATTGCTCCAAATAATGGTCGACCTATTGTTTATCATAATTATTAGCTTTGAAATGAAACACATATAATCTCTAACTTTTCTCAAACTTCCCCAGCATGCTCTAGATCTGACGGCCCCGGCAAGCGACGTTCTTCTGAAGAATCGTCTAAAATCCTGGTTCCAGCTCTCAGGTCATCCAGACGTTTTCGCCCCAGCCGGTCCAGGGACTGTCTGGAAGCGTCGAACAGGGGGAGCCGAAAACACAGAGCGAACGGTCTACGAGGCCCTCTCCAAGGACAAGCAATTGAGTTGTTACGTTCCCCAATTCTATCGAGAGGTCGAGTACAAAGGAGACACCTTCATCGAGCTCCAGGACCTTCTGTTTGGGTTCGACGAACCACACGTTATGGATATTAAATTGGGAACGAGAACTTTTCTGGAGTCCGAAGTTTCCACAACAGTCCTGAGGGCGGATTTGTACGACAAGATGATCGCAATAAATCCTAATGCTCCGACGACCACTGAACACAAAACTAAGACAGTGACGAAGATGAGGTACATGCAGTTCAGAGAGGAGCAAAGCTCTACCTGGAGTCATGGGTTTAGGATCGAGGCGATGAAACTACCTGGAGGACCTCCAATCACTGATCTCAAGACTGTACGGAGTCATGAAAGTGTTACCGATACAATGAGGCTTTTTTTAGGGGATAATCAAAGCGTCTGCAAGATGTTACTAGAGAAGCTGAGGGACTTGGTGGCGACAATCGAGGTGTCCCCGTATTTTCAAACTCATGAGGTTTGTCTCAGACAGATGTTTGACTTATTAGTTTTTGTTTCCAAATGTTCACAAGCTCTGtaatcccccctcccccctctccccccattTAATGAAGTTATACTGAAATGACTATCGGTAACATCATTCTCATCAGGACTTAAACATCAAAACAAGTTCagcttattattaattataacaaGAAACCGAGCGGCCTTCAATAAATGTCATTATCATTTGTCAACAGGTAATAGGTAGCAGTATTTTCATGATCTATGACAAAGAAAAGGTCGGTGTCTGGCTTATAGACTTCGCCAAGACTTACCCAGTGCCTGATGGTAAacgactcaatcatagaacaCCCTGGGTGGAGGGAAATCATGAAGAAGGATTACTCTTTGGTCTGGACAATCTCATTTCCATGCTCGAAGAAATTCAGGCCACCTTGTGAGAGGAGCTTTAGTCATCGATCATGACCTCTCGAAGAAATGCCCGCTATTCCACATGAGTCAGCTGCCACCGAAGTCTATAAGCAAAATTGTAGTTAATTGTTGAAAGGAGGGGAACACAAATTGCGtcggtttttttattcatcaagaagagaattcgaagattaaaatctaaaaaattatcgaagatCAATTATCAGTACACAGACATAACTCAAGTAATAGAAAGTGAC of Diachasmimorpha longicaudata isolate KC_UGA_2023 chromosome 3, iyDiaLong2, whole genome shotgun sequence contains these proteins:
- the LOC135160286 gene encoding inositol-trisphosphate 3-kinase homolog isoform X3, with the protein product MRYRNPNKSQRGQQRVKQQNDPSPTRQDRKDPSRDAAGSYTAISAFRQWRKTERTIIMGNRSSKASKRLAHSHAQKMEDFPLVLSDTTMPEEDLSLKFLALHALDLTAPASDVLLKNRLKSWFQLSGHPDVFAPAGPGTVWKRRTGGAENTERTVYEALSKDKQLSCYVPQFYREVEYKGDTFIELQDLLFGFDEPHVMDIKLGTRTFLESEVSTTVLRADLYDKMIAINPNAPTTTEHKTKTVTKMRYMQFREEQSSTWSHGFRIEAMKLPGGPPITDLKTVRSHESVTDTMRLFLGDNQSVCKMLLEKLRDLVATIEVSPYFQTHEVIGSSIFMIYDKEKVGVWLIDFAKTYPVPDGKRLNHRTPWVEGNHEEGLLFGLDNLISMLEEIQATL
- the LOC135160286 gene encoding inositol-trisphosphate 3-kinase homolog isoform X2 — its product is MVFSLRPFMKGGFSATKKPNKSQRGQQRVKQQNDPSPTRQDRKDPSRDAAGSYTAISAFRQWRKTERTIIMGNRSSKASKRLAHSHAQKMEDFPLVLSDTTMPEEDLSLKFLALHALDLTAPASDVLLKNRLKSWFQLSGHPDVFAPAGPGTVWKRRTGGAENTERTVYEALSKDKQLSCYVPQFYREVEYKGDTFIELQDLLFGFDEPHVMDIKLGTRTFLESEVSTTVLRADLYDKMIAINPNAPTTTEHKTKTVTKMRYMQFREEQSSTWSHGFRIEAMKLPGGPPITDLKTVRSHESVTDTMRLFLGDNQSVCKMLLEKLRDLVATIEVSPYFQTHEVIGSSIFMIYDKEKVGVWLIDFAKTYPVPDGKRLNHRTPWVEGNHEEGLLFGLDNLISMLEEIQATL
- the LOC135160286 gene encoding inositol-trisphosphate 3-kinase homolog isoform X1, translated to MSSTVCHAPMPPRIEAFTTRLCLRAVDQYERLFQTHFNKPNKSQRGQQRVKQQNDPSPTRQDRKDPSRDAAGSYTAISAFRQWRKTERTIIMGNRSSKASKRLAHSHAQKMEDFPLVLSDTTMPEEDLSLKFLALHALDLTAPASDVLLKNRLKSWFQLSGHPDVFAPAGPGTVWKRRTGGAENTERTVYEALSKDKQLSCYVPQFYREVEYKGDTFIELQDLLFGFDEPHVMDIKLGTRTFLESEVSTTVLRADLYDKMIAINPNAPTTTEHKTKTVTKMRYMQFREEQSSTWSHGFRIEAMKLPGGPPITDLKTVRSHESVTDTMRLFLGDNQSVCKMLLEKLRDLVATIEVSPYFQTHEVIGSSIFMIYDKEKVGVWLIDFAKTYPVPDGKRLNHRTPWVEGNHEEGLLFGLDNLISMLEEIQATL
- the LOC135160286 gene encoding inositol-trisphosphate 3-kinase homolog isoform X4 is translated as MISPNKSQRGQQRVKQQNDPSPTRQDRKDPSRDAAGSYTAISAFRQWRKTERTIIMGNRSSKASKRLAHSHAQKMEDFPLVLSDTTMPEEDLSLKFLALHALDLTAPASDVLLKNRLKSWFQLSGHPDVFAPAGPGTVWKRRTGGAENTERTVYEALSKDKQLSCYVPQFYREVEYKGDTFIELQDLLFGFDEPHVMDIKLGTRTFLESEVSTTVLRADLYDKMIAINPNAPTTTEHKTKTVTKMRYMQFREEQSSTWSHGFRIEAMKLPGGPPITDLKTVRSHESVTDTMRLFLGDNQSVCKMLLEKLRDLVATIEVSPYFQTHEVIGSSIFMIYDKEKVGVWLIDFAKTYPVPDGKRLNHRTPWVEGNHEEGLLFGLDNLISMLEEIQATL